Proteins from a genomic interval of Trifolium pratense cultivar HEN17-A07 linkage group LG6, ARS_RC_1.1, whole genome shotgun sequence:
- the LOC123888961 gene encoding alanine--glyoxylate aminotransferase 2 homolog 3, mitochondrial-like, producing MTGSLLARLLRRSSPQQSRFICQRSISQSAAERTKETVSVEPPVLPAFDYVPPPYSGPSGDEILAKRKEYLSPSIMHFYKSPLNVVEGKRQYLFDENGRRYLDGFGGIATVGCGHCHPDVVEAIIEQTKKLQHSTVLYLNHAVADFAEALASKLPGDLKVVFFTNSGTEANELAMMIARLYTGCHDIISVRNSYHGNASGTMGATAQSIWKFNVVQSGVHHAVNPDPYRGLFGSDGPKYAKDVQDIINFGTSGNVAAFISEAIQGVGGIVELAPGYLSAAYDSVRKAGGLCIADEVQSGFARTGSNFWGFEAHGVQPDIVTMAKGIGNGIPLGAVVTTPEIAKVLTRRSYFNTFGGNPVCTAAGLAVLKVIEKEKLQENAFVVGSHLKERLKALKDKYEVIGDVRGQGFMLGVELVTDRELKTPAKEETLHVMDQMKDLGVLIGKGGYYGNVFRITPPLCFTKEDADFLVDAMDYTLSRM from the exons ATGACAGGATCACTACTTGCAAGATTACTCCGCCGATCATCACCGCAGCAGAGCCGATTCATCTGCCAGCGAAGCATTTCTCAGTCGGCAGCGGAAAGAACAAAGGAAACCGTTTCCGTCGAACCACCAGTATTACCGGCGTTCGATTACGTTCCGCCGCCGTATTCTGGTCCTTCCGGCGATGAGATCCTTGCGAAGCGTAAAGAGTATCTTAGCCCTTCAATCATGCATTTCTACAAATCTCCG CTGAACGTGGTGGAAGGGAAGAGGCAATATCTGTTCGATGAAAATGGGAGGAGGTATCTTGATGGATTTGGAGGGATTGCTACGGTGGGTTGTGGACACTGCCACCCTGATGTAGTCGAAGCTATCATCGAACAAACGAAAAAGTTACAGCACTCAACGGTTCTGTATCTGAACCATGCCGTTGCTGATTTTGCAGAAGCTTTGGCTAGTAAGCTTCCCGGCGATCTTAAG GTGGTGTTTTTCACAAACTCTGGAACAGAAGCAAACGAATTGGCGATGATGATAGCAAGGTTGTACACTGGATGCCATGACATAATATCTGTTAGAAATTCTTACCACGGGAATGCAAGTGGCACCATGGGGGCCACAGCTCAAAGTATCTGGAAATTTAATGTTGTACAG AGTGGTGTTCATCATGCAGTAAATCCAGACCCTTACAGAGGCCTTTTTGGCTCCGATGGACCGAAGTACGCAAAAGATGTTCAAGACATCATTAACTTTGGAACTTCCGGAAATGTTGCTGCATTCATATCTGAAGCTATACAG GGAGTTGGGGGCATTGTTGAATTGGCGCCTGGTTACTTATCTGCTGCCTATGATAGTGTTAGAAAAGCTGGAGGTCTTTGTATTGCTGACGAGGTTCAGTCTGGGTTTGCTCGCACTGGTAGCAATTTCTGGGGATTTGAAGCCCATGGTGTTCAACCTGACATAGTAACAATGGCAAAG GGTATTGGAAATGGCATTCCTCTTGGTGCTGTTGTAACTACTCCTGAGATTGCAAAGGTCCTAACTCGCCGAAGTTACTTTAATACCTTTGGTGGAAATCCTGTCTGCACAGCCGCAGGATTGGCTGTTTTAAAAGTAATAGAGAAGGAAAAGCTTCAAGAAAATGCATTTGTAGTGGGGTCCCATTTAAAAGAGAGGCTTAAAGCGCTCAAGGACAAATATGAAG TAATTGGTGATGTAAGAGGACAAGGTTTCATGCTTGGAGTTGAACTTGTCACTGACCGTGAACTTAAAACACCAGCAAAAGAGGAAACACTGCATGTGATGGACCAAATGAAAG ACTTAGGAGTGCTGATTGGAAAAGGTGGCTATTATGGAAATGTATTCAGAATTACACCTCCATTATGTTTCACCAAAGAAGATGCAG ATTTCCTAGTGGATGCCATGGACTACACATTATCTAGAATGTGA
- the LOC123889922 gene encoding PH, RCC1 and FYVE domains-containing protein 1-like, with protein MADPASNGGLERDIEQALIILKKGSQLIKYSRKAKPKVCPFRLSLDETTLIWISHKRERTLKLSLVSRIIPGQRSIVFRRYLQPEKDYLSFSLVYNNGERTLDLICKDKAEAEVWFAGLKALISTGRNNKLTESELSYDGGDFISNSRPFGAALEFTTSINSRGRLSTDSNPREFSLYRTNSDVGLDRTIMQGRTSIGDGFRVSVSSTPSCSSVGSGPDDIESLGDVYIWGEVWADVVSPDGTGNQFPSTTDVLVPKPLESSVVLDVQQIASGVRHMALVTRQGEVFTWGEESGGRLGHGIDKDFGRPQLVEFLAVTNVEIVACGENHTCAVSISDDLFSWGDGKYNVGLLGHGTDVSHWIPKRISGPLEGLQVISIACGTWHSALATSNGKLFTFGDGTFGVLGHGNRESVSYPKEVQLLSGLKTIKVACGVWHTAAIVEVTFQSGSNVSSRKLFTWGDGDKYRLGHGNKETYLQPTCVSTLIEYNFHQIACGHTMTIALTTSGHLFTMGGTEHGQLGNSSSDGKIPILVQDTLVGEFVEEISCGAHHVAALTSRSELFTWGKGANGRLGHGDIDNRKSPTLVEALKERHVKNISCGSSFTSCICIHKWVSGVDQSACTGCRQPFGFTRKRHNCYNCGLVHCHGCSSRKVMKAALAPTPGKPHRVCDSCYAKLKAVEANAAANLNRKITTTQPRSSIDGRERFGQGEIIRSTKILFPPFSSSEPLKYLEMRTNMLGNPSMLSPSQIPSLTQMKDMSFPSSTTPIQNGMRLNIAPSPPATPPLSSRSVSPYARRPSPPRSSNPGFSRSLIDSLKKTNELLNQEVSKLQNQNRSLKQKSIMEIQKLQKNIKDTTSLAEEESSKHKAAKENLESIIVQIKEMAEQFPPEVLESEKFKNMLIQAENFLNGNSKSETEETSSVVPSNLDSEQQSEPVSNNGSHKQKERIEENNEAAEVNPSQDAGNVFQESNGASSSNTESTTAPSQSSENNSKSLNPSRSMNEGENQIIEQFEPGVYVTLIVKPNGNKIFKRVRFSKRRFHEHQAEEWWNTNKDRVLRRYSPQAKNLQGVAASSSSTPPPPAGENINPEGVASSSSTPPPPTEENIEATPS; from the exons ATGGCAGATCCTGCTAGTAATGGAGGTCTTGAGAGAGATATTGAACAA GCACTCATTATTTTGAAGAAAGGATCTCAGTTAATAAAGTACAGCCGAAAAGCGAAGCCGAAAGTTTGCCCTTTCAGACTCTCCTTG GATGAAACAACACTGATTTGGATTTCTCATAAAAGGGAAAGGACTCTAAAACTATCTTTGGTTTCGCGCATTATTCCTGGACAAAGAAGT ATTGTCTTTAGAAGATATTTGCAGCCAGAAAAGGATTATCTTTCATTCTCACTTGTTTATAATAACGGAGAACGGACACTTGATTTG ATATGCAAGGACAAAGCTGAGGCAGAGGTGTGGTTTGCAGGGCTTAAGGCATTAATTTCCACTGGAAGGAATAATAAGCTAACTGAAAGtgaattatcatat GATGGTGgtgattttatttcaaatagTCGCCCTTTCGGTGCAGCATTAGAGTTTACTACAAGCATTAATTCTCGTGGTAGGCTGTCGACTGATTCAAATCCTCGTGAGTTTTCATTGTATCGGACAAACTCAGATGTGGGGTTAGATCGTACAATTATGCAAGGAAGGACAAGTATTGGAGATGGTTTTCGGGTTAGTGTGTCTAGTACACCTAGCTGTTCAAGTGTAGGATCAGGACCTGATGACATAGAGTCATTAGGAGATGTTTATATATGGGGAGAAGTTTGGGCCGATGTAGTTTCGCCTGATGGAACTGGCAATCAATTCCCTTCCACGACAGATGTATTGGTTCCTAAGCCTTTAGAGTCGAGTGTTGTTCTTGATGTTCAACAGATTGCGTCCGGTGTGCGTCACATGGCTTTAGTTACCAGGCAAGGAGAAGTTTTCACTTGGGGAGAGGAATCTGGTGGAAGACTTGGTCATGGAATCGATAAAGATTTCGGGCGCCCTCAACTTGTTGAGTTTCTAGCTGTTACTAATGTCGAGATTGTTGCATGTGGAGAGAATCATACATGTGCTGTATCAATTTCGGACGATCTATTCTCATGGGGTGATGGTAAATATAATGTTGGACTTCTCGGACATGGCACCGATGTTAGCCATTGGATACCAAAGAGAATTAGCGGTCCTTTGGAAGGACTTCAAGTTATATCTATTGCATGTGGTACATGGCATTCAGCATTGGCAACTTCTAACGGAAAACTTTTCACTTTCGGTGATGGAACATTTGGTGTATTGGGTCATGGAAATAGAGAGAGTGTTTCATATCCAAAAGAGGTTCAGTTGTTAAGTGGATTGAAGACTATTAAAGTTGCATGTGGAGTATGGCATACCGCGGCTATTGTAGAGGTTACTTTTCAATCAGGTTCAAATGTTTCATCTCGAAAGCTCTTCACTTGGGGAGACGGAGACAAATATCGTTTAGGACATGGAAACAAGGAAACATACCTTCAACCTACTTGTGTCTCAACACTCATTGAATATAATTTCCACCAGATTGCATGTGGACACACTATGACTATTGCTCTCACTACTTCTGGACATTTATTTACTATGGGAGGCACTGAACATGGTCAACTAGGAAATTCTTCGTCCGATGGAAAAATACCTATACTAGTACAAGACACATTGGTGGGTGAATTTGTTGAGGAAATATCATGTGGAGCTCATCATGTTGCTGCTTTGACTTCAAGGAGTGAATTATTTACTTGGGGTAAAGGTGCAAATGGAAGATTGGGACATGGAGATATAGATAATAGAAAATCACCTACATTGGTTGAAGCCTTGAAAGAAAGGCATGTCAAAAACATTTCTTGCGGCTCAAGTTTCACGTCTTGCATATGTATTCATAAGTGGGTATCTGGAGTTGACCAATCCGCTTGCACCGGTTGTAGACAACCGTTTGGTTTTACTAGGAAAAGGCATAATTGTTATAATTGCGGATTAGTACATTGTCATGGTTGTAGTTCAAGAAAAGTTATGAAAGCTGCATTGGCTCCAACACCAGGAAAGCCTCACCGTGTATGTGATTCTTGCTACGCTAAGCTTAAAGCTGTTGAGGCAAACGCGGCTGCAAATCTTAACAGAAAAATTACTACTACACAACCTCGCAGTTCTATCGATGGAAGGGAAAGATTTGGCCAAGGTGAAATAATTAGGTCTACAAAAATTCTTTTTCCGCCTTTCTCAAGCTCAGAACCATTAAAATATCTTGAGATGAGGACTAATATGCTCGGAAATCCTTCCATGCTATCACCTTCTCAAATTCCATCACTTACACAAATGAAAGACATGTCATTTCCAAGTTCAACAACTCCCATTCAAAATGGTATGAGGCTTAATATAGCTCCATCTCCACCAGCAACTCCACCTCTTAGTTCAAGATCAGTATCCCCGTATGCGAGAAGGCCAAGTCCGCCACGTTCTTCCAATCCGGGATTTTCAAGAAGTCTTATCGATAGCTTGAAGAAGACAAATGAGCTTTTGAACCAAGAAGTCTCAAAATTGCAGAACCAA aaTCGAAGTTTGAAGCAAAAAAGTATCATGGAAATTCAAAAGCTACAGAAAAACATTAAGGATACCACCTCATTGgctgaagaagaatcttctaaACATAAAGCAGCCAAAGAAAATCTCGAGTCCATCATAGTTCAG ATCAAGGAAATGGCTGAGCAATTTCCACCAGAAGTTTTAGAgagtgaaaaatttaaaaacatgctTATTCAAGCTGAAAATTTTCTAAATGGAAATTCAAAATCGGAAACAGAAGAAACATCTTCTGTCGTACCATCAAATTTGGACTCTGAGCAACAAAGTGAACCTGTTTCAAACAATGGTTCACATAAACAGAAAGAACGAATAGAAGAAAATAATGAAGCTGCAGAAGTTAATCCATCTCAGGATGCTGGAAATGTCTTTCAAGAAAGCAATGGAGCATCTTCGTCTAATACTGAATCAACAACGGCACCATCACAAAGCTctgaaaataattcaaaatcattgaacccttcaagatcaatgaACGAAGGAGAAAATCAAATCATTGAACAATTCGAACCAGGCGTTTATGTGACACTAATAGTAAAGCCTAATGGTAACAAAATTTTCAAACGTGTTAGATTCAG TAAAAGAAGGTTTCATGAACATCAAGCAGAAGAATGGTGGAATACAAACAAAGATAGGGTGCTTCGGAGATATAGTCCGCAAGCAAAAAATCTTCAAGGTGTAGCGGCGTCATCTAGTAGTACTCCTCCACCACCTGCTGGAGAAAACATTAATCCTGAAGGTGTGGCGTCATCTAGTAGTACTCCTCCACCACCTACTGAAGAAAACATTGAGGCAACACCTTCTTAA